Proteins encoded in a region of the Mucilaginibacter sabulilitoris genome:
- a CDS encoding GNAT family N-acetyltransferase has product MIDIEQIRPELTWRLRQKVLYPEQKLYEMEMDEDNDGLHFAAFKDNFIVAVISLFAKGDDYQFRKFAVDESLQGMGIGTQVLDHVTAFAKTNGAKRLWCNARLSAIEFYLKAGFTHTGNFFTRHGFYYEILEKDLTL; this is encoded by the coding sequence ATGATCGATATTGAACAAATACGCCCTGAACTTACCTGGCGACTACGGCAAAAGGTTTTGTACCCAGAACAAAAGTTGTACGAAATGGAAATGGACGAAGATAATGACGGTCTGCATTTTGCCGCTTTTAAAGATAACTTCATCGTTGCCGTAATATCTTTATTTGCTAAAGGCGATGATTATCAGTTCCGCAAGTTTGCGGTGGATGAAAGCTTGCAGGGCATGGGGATAGGTACGCAGGTTTTGGATCACGTTACCGCTTTTGCAAAAACAAACGGCGCTAAACGGTTATGGTGTAACGCGAGGTTGTCGGCTATTGAATTTTATCTTAAAGCTGGTTTCACACACACCGGCAATTTTTTCACCCGGCACGGGTTCTATTACGAAATTCTCGAAAAAGACCTTACTCTTTAA
- the rplQ gene encoding 50S ribosomal protein L17: MRHGNKNNHLGRTTSHRKAMLANMATSLILHKRITTTLAKAKVLRGYVEPLLTKSKNDTTHSRRTVFSYLQDKDATTILFREIAEKIANRPGGYTRIVKLENRLGDNAEMAIIELVDYNTVYGADTAAAAKKSTRRRGGSSKAKAAAPAAAKEVAAPAEEAEVVEEVKAEAPVAEATETPAAEAPATPENEENAEKGE; this comes from the coding sequence ATGAGACACGGAAACAAAAACAATCACTTAGGCCGTACTACCAGCCACCGCAAAGCGATGCTGGCTAACATGGCAACTTCGCTTATTTTACACAAGCGTATCACTACAACATTAGCAAAAGCAAAAGTTTTACGCGGTTATGTTGAGCCTTTATTAACAAAATCAAAAAACGATACTACGCACTCTCGTCGTACAGTATTTAGCTACCTGCAAGACAAGGATGCTACTACTATCCTGTTCCGCGAAATTGCCGAGAAAATAGCTAACCGTCCAGGTGGTTACACCCGTATTGTTAAGTTAGAAAACCGTTTAGGCGATAACGCTGAGATGGCAATCATTGAATTAGTTGATTACAACACTGTTTACGGTGCTGATACTGCAGCTGCAGCTAAAAAATCAACTCGTCGTCGTGGTGGTTCATCAAAAGCTAAGGCTGCTGCGCCAGCTGCCGCTAAAGAAGTTGCTGCACCTGCTGAAGAAGCAGAAGTTGTTGAAGAAGTTAAAGCCGAAGCACCAGTTGCCGAAGCCACCGAAACTCCAGCTGCAGAAGCTCCTGCAACTCCGGAAAACGAAGAGAACGCAGAAAAAGGAGAATAA
- the pruA gene encoding L-glutamate gamma-semialdehyde dehydrogenase — translation MLKGFFNVPVPQNEPVLNYGPRSAERAALKAALEQARAQQLDIPMYIGDKEVRTGNKLEIRPPHDHKHLLATFSEGDASHVTAAIDAALAAKANWENLPWEQRAAIFLKAADLLAGPYRAKVNAATMLGQSKNAYQAEIDSACELIDFLRFNVQYMTEIYQQQPPISGKGVWNRVEQRPLEGFIFALTPFNFTAIAGNLPTSAAMMGNVVVWKPAYPQIYAANVLMQVFKEAGVPDGVINLIYVDGPIAGEVIFNHPDFAGIHFTGSTKVFQNIWQTIGTNIHKYKTYPRIVGETGGKDFVLAHPSADADVVSTALVRGAFEYQGQKCSAASRAYIPASLWPAVKANMQRDIASFKMGPVENFENFINAVITEVSFDKLAKYIDAAKGDEGVEVVAGGHYDKTQGWFVEPTVLKVDDPYYVTMCEELFGPVLTIYVYEDAKFDEVIDIVDKTSIYALTGSIISQDRYAIAEATHRLRNAAGNFYINDKPTGAVVGQQPFGGARGSGTNDKAGSMINLLRWVSPRTIKETFDPPKDYRYPFLSKEV, via the coding sequence ATGCTTAAAGGATTTTTTAATGTTCCGGTACCGCAAAACGAGCCTGTTTTAAACTATGGCCCGCGCAGCGCGGAACGTGCAGCACTTAAGGCCGCTTTAGAGCAGGCCCGTGCGCAACAACTGGACATACCTATGTACATTGGCGACAAAGAAGTACGTACCGGCAACAAGCTCGAAATTCGTCCGCCTCATGATCATAAACATTTACTGGCTACGTTTTCTGAAGGTGATGCAAGCCATGTTACGGCTGCTATTGACGCAGCGCTGGCTGCTAAGGCCAACTGGGAAAATTTACCCTGGGAACAGCGTGCTGCTATATTTTTAAAGGCTGCTGATCTGCTTGCCGGCCCATATCGAGCCAAAGTGAATGCGGCAACCATGCTCGGTCAGTCAAAAAACGCGTATCAGGCCGAGATAGATTCGGCATGTGAGCTGATAGACTTTTTGCGCTTCAATGTGCAGTACATGACCGAAATTTACCAGCAGCAACCCCCAATATCGGGTAAAGGTGTATGGAACCGTGTAGAACAGCGCCCGTTGGAAGGGTTTATTTTCGCGCTTACGCCATTTAACTTTACTGCTATAGCGGGCAACCTGCCAACGTCCGCCGCCATGATGGGTAATGTGGTGGTTTGGAAACCTGCCTATCCGCAAATTTATGCTGCAAATGTACTGATGCAGGTGTTTAAAGAAGCCGGCGTACCTGATGGTGTTATTAACCTGATTTATGTTGACGGCCCTATAGCAGGTGAGGTAATATTTAATCACCCTGATTTTGCAGGGATTCATTTTACAGGCTCTACCAAAGTGTTCCAGAACATCTGGCAAACTATTGGCACCAATATCCATAAATATAAAACTTATCCGCGCATTGTCGGGGAAACCGGGGGTAAAGACTTTGTACTTGCGCACCCAAGCGCTGATGCCGATGTAGTGAGCACAGCCCTTGTTCGCGGCGCTTTTGAATATCAGGGACAAAAATGTTCTGCTGCTTCAAGAGCTTATATACCTGCCTCTTTATGGCCTGCTGTAAAAGCAAACATGCAGCGCGATATCGCTTCGTTTAAAATGGGTCCGGTGGAGAATTTTGAAAATTTTATCAATGCTGTGATTACCGAGGTATCCTTTGATAAACTGGCCAAATACATTGATGCAGCCAAAGGCGATGAAGGTGTTGAAGTTGTAGCCGGTGGCCACTATGATAAAACCCAGGGCTGGTTTGTAGAGCCTACGGTATTAAAAGTAGATGATCCGTACTATGTAACCATGTGCGAGGAGCTTTTTGGCCCGGTATTGACTATTTATGTATACGAGGATGCCAAATTTGATGAGGTAATTGATATAGTAGATAAAACATCTATCTACGCGCTTACAGGCTCTATTATCTCACAGGACCGATATGCTATTGCTGAGGCAACTCACCGTTTACGCAATGCGGCCGGAAACTTTTATATTAATGATAAACCAACCGGCGCGGTAGTTGGTCAGCAGCCATTTGGTGGTGCCAGGGGATCGGGTACCAATGACAAGGCCGGTTCAATGATCAACCTGCTGCGTTGGGTATCGCCGCGTACCATTAAAGAAACCTTTGATCCGCCGAAGGATTACAGGTATCCGTTTTTGAGTAAAGAAGTATAA
- a CDS encoding DNA-directed RNA polymerase subunit alpha, with translation MAILAFQKPDKVIMQKANDFDGTFEFRPLEPGFGVTIGNALRRILLSSLEGYAITSVRFSGVTHEFSTIKGVVEDVTEIILNLKQVRFKKTGESGDNEKIFVIINGQDAFKAGDITKFSNNFTVLNPDLVICNMDSSVTLEIELTVGKGRGYVPSEENKNPDANVGVIAIDSIFTPIKNVKYTIENYRVEQKTDYEKLVLDIATDGSIHPEDALKEAAKILIQHFMLFSDENMMLEAQAKEETKEVDEEILHMRKILKTELVDLDLSVRALNCLKAADIRSLADLVSYDVADMLKFRNFGKKSLTEIQDLVKSKGLSFGMNLSKFKLDEE, from the coding sequence ATGGCAATTTTAGCATTTCAAAAACCAGACAAGGTTATCATGCAGAAAGCAAACGATTTTGATGGTACGTTTGAGTTTCGTCCGTTAGAACCAGGCTTCGGTGTAACCATTGGTAATGCTCTGCGTCGTATCTTACTTTCATCACTCGAAGGTTATGCCATTACTTCTGTACGTTTTTCAGGAGTTACGCATGAGTTTTCAACCATAAAAGGAGTTGTTGAAGATGTTACCGAGATCATTTTGAACCTTAAACAAGTTCGTTTCAAAAAAACAGGTGAGTCTGGCGATAACGAAAAGATATTTGTTATAATAAATGGCCAGGACGCTTTTAAAGCTGGAGATATTACTAAATTCTCTAATAACTTTACTGTTTTAAACCCTGATCTGGTTATCTGTAACATGGATTCATCAGTAACGCTTGAAATAGAGCTTACTGTTGGCAAAGGCCGTGGTTATGTTCCGAGCGAGGAAAATAAAAACCCGGATGCGAACGTTGGTGTAATTGCCATTGATTCCATCTTTACGCCTATAAAAAACGTAAAATATACCATTGAAAACTATCGTGTTGAGCAAAAAACCGACTATGAAAAATTAGTTCTGGATATTGCTACCGATGGCTCAATTCACCCTGAAGACGCATTAAAAGAAGCTGCTAAGATACTTATTCAGCACTTTATGCTGTTCAGCGATGAGAACATGATGCTTGAAGCACAAGCTAAAGAAGAAACCAAAGAGGTTGACGAGGAAATCCTGCACATGCGCAAGATCCTGAAAACTGAACTGGTTGATCTTGACCTTTCTGTACGTGCATTGAATTGCCTTAAAGCTGCTGATATTCGCAGCCTGGCCGATTTAGTATCGTACGATGTTGCCGATATGCTGAAGTTCAGAAACTTTGGTAAAAAGTCATTAACTGAAATCCAGGACCTGGTTAAATCAAAAGGTTTATCTTTTGGTATGAATCTGTCTAAATTTAAGTTAGACGAAGAATAA
- the dnaK gene encoding molecular chaperone DnaK — MKSRKHNHMSKIIGIDLGTTNSCVAVMEGNEPVVIANSEGKRTTPSVVAFIDNGERKVGDPAKRQAITNPTKTISSIKRFMGNQFNEVTSEAARVPYKVVKGDNNTPRVEIGDRKYTPQEISAMILQKMKKTAEDFLGTEVTEAVITVPAYFNDAQRQATKEAGEIAGLKVRRIINEPTAAALAYGFDKAHKDMKIAVFDCGGGTHDVSILELGDGVFEVKSTDGDTHLGGDDFDQVIIDWLADEFKSDEGIDLRKDPMALQRLKESAEKAKIELSSSAQTEVNLPYITAADGMPKHLVKTLTRAKFEQLADSLIKRTIEPCKTALKNAGYSTSDIDEVILVGGSTRIPAIQEAVQKFFGKAPSKGVNPDEVVAIGAAIQGGVLTGEVKDVLLLDVTPLSLGIETMGGVMTKLIESNTTIPTKKSETFSTASDSQPSVEIHILQGERPMAAGNRTIGRFHLDGIPPAPRGVPQIEVTFDIDANGILHVSAKDKATGKEQKIRIEASSGLTDAEIKKMKDEAEANADADQKAKEEVEKLNAADALIFSTEKQLKEYGDKISADKKGPIEDGLKKLKDAYASKNLADIETAQTELNAAWATASEEMYKASAEAGGQPGAEGAPGAGPQDQGDTVTDVDFEEVKDDTK, encoded by the coding sequence ATTAAATCAAGAAAACACAATCATATGTCTAAAATAATTGGAATCGACTTAGGAACAACAAACTCCTGCGTAGCTGTAATGGAAGGTAATGAGCCTGTAGTTATAGCCAACAGCGAGGGCAAACGTACTACGCCATCCGTTGTAGCGTTTATTGATAACGGCGAGCGTAAAGTTGGTGATCCGGCTAAACGTCAGGCTATCACTAATCCTACAAAAACTATTTCTTCTATCAAACGCTTTATGGGTAACCAGTTTAACGAAGTTACCAGTGAAGCTGCCCGCGTACCTTACAAGGTAGTAAAAGGCGACAATAACACCCCGCGTGTTGAAATTGGCGACCGTAAATACACTCCGCAAGAAATTTCAGCAATGATACTTCAGAAAATGAAGAAAACAGCTGAAGACTTTTTAGGTACCGAAGTTACTGAAGCGGTTATTACCGTACCAGCTTATTTTAATGATGCACAACGTCAGGCTACAAAAGAAGCCGGTGAAATTGCTGGTTTAAAAGTACGCCGTATCATTAACGAACCGACTGCTGCTGCCTTAGCTTATGGCTTTGACAAAGCGCACAAGGATATGAAAATTGCCGTGTTTGACTGCGGTGGTGGTACACATGACGTATCAATCCTTGAATTAGGTGATGGCGTATTTGAAGTGAAATCAACCGATGGTGATACTCACTTAGGTGGTGATGACTTTGACCAGGTAATTATTGACTGGTTGGCTGATGAATTTAAAAGTGACGAAGGTATTGATCTGCGTAAAGATCCAATGGCTTTACAACGCTTAAAAGAATCTGCTGAAAAAGCTAAAATTGAATTATCAAGCTCAGCTCAAACAGAAGTTAATTTACCATATATCACAGCTGCCGATGGTATGCCAAAGCACTTAGTTAAAACTTTAACACGTGCTAAATTTGAGCAACTTGCTGATAGCTTAATCAAACGTACTATTGAGCCTTGTAAGACAGCTTTAAAAAATGCCGGTTACAGTACTTCAGATATCGACGAAGTGATCCTGGTAGGTGGTTCAACACGTATTCCTGCTATACAGGAAGCTGTACAAAAATTCTTTGGCAAAGCACCTTCAAAAGGTGTTAACCCAGATGAGGTTGTAGCAATTGGTGCTGCTATTCAAGGTGGCGTATTAACCGGTGAGGTTAAAGATGTGTTGTTGTTAGATGTTACCCCGCTTTCACTAGGTATTGAAACTATGGGTGGTGTAATGACTAAATTAATTGAGTCAAACACAACTATCCCAACCAAAAAATCAGAAACGTTCTCAACCGCCAGCGATAGCCAGCCATCAGTTGAGATCCACATACTACAAGGTGAGCGCCCAATGGCTGCGGGTAACCGTACTATAGGCCGTTTCCATTTGGATGGTATACCACCAGCACCTCGCGGTGTGCCTCAAATTGAAGTAACTTTTGATATTGATGCCAACGGTATATTACATGTATCTGCAAAAGATAAAGCAACCGGTAAAGAGCAAAAAATCCGTATCGAGGCTTCATCTGGCTTAACTGATGCCGAGATCAAAAAGATGAAGGACGAGGCTGAAGCAAATGCTGACGCGGATCAAAAGGCAAAAGAAGAAGTTGAAAAACTGAACGCTGCCGATGCCCTGATCTTTTCGACAGAAAAACAACTGAAAGAATACGGTGACAAAATTTCGGCCGATAAAAAAGGACCCATCGAAGATGGTCTGAAAAAGTTGAAAGATGCTTATGCATCTAAAAACTTAGCCGACATTGAAACTGCTCAAACTGAACTGAATGCCGCATGGGCTACCGCATCTGAAGAGATGTATAAAGCCTCTGCCGAAGCGGGAGGTCAGCCAGGTGCAGAAGGTGCCCCAGGTGCAGGTCCGCAGGATCAAGGCGACACGGTAACCGATGTTGACTTTGAAGAAGTAAAAGACGATACAAAATAA
- a CDS encoding M42 family metallopeptidase, with the protein MAKKKSDASPHISVVNKKSLSFFEKYINNPSPTGFEWKGQELWLDYIKPYIDDHYVDNYGTAVGIINPKADYKVVIEAHADEISWFVNYITNDGLIYVIRNGGSDHQIAPSKRVNIHTDKGVVKAVFGWPAIHTRLGGEKEEAPTLKNIFLDCGCTSKDEVEQLGIHVGCVITYEDEFMILNNRYYVGRALDNRAGGFMIAEVARLLKENKVKLPFGLYIVNAVQEEIGLRGAEMIAHKIKPNVAIVTDVTHDTQTPMINKITQGDLACGKGPVVSYAPAVQNNLNKLLIDAAQKANIPFQRQASSRSTGTDTDAFAYSNDGVPSALISLPLRYMHTTVEMIHKEDVDNVIRLIYESLLNIKAGQDFRYIK; encoded by the coding sequence ATGGCTAAAAAAAAATCTGACGCCTCACCGCATATTTCTGTTGTAAACAAAAAATCACTTTCTTTTTTTGAAAAATATATCAATAACCCCTCACCTACCGGTTTTGAATGGAAAGGTCAGGAGTTATGGCTTGATTATATAAAGCCTTACATCGACGATCATTATGTAGATAATTACGGTACAGCGGTTGGTATTATTAACCCAAAGGCCGATTACAAGGTGGTTATTGAGGCGCATGCTGACGAAATATCATGGTTTGTGAATTATATTACTAATGATGGTTTAATATACGTAATACGCAACGGCGGATCAGATCACCAGATAGCCCCTTCAAAACGGGTAAACATACACACCGATAAAGGCGTTGTAAAAGCTGTTTTTGGCTGGCCTGCTATCCATACCCGTTTAGGCGGCGAAAAGGAAGAGGCACCTACCTTAAAAAACATTTTCCTGGATTGCGGCTGCACCTCAAAAGATGAGGTTGAGCAATTAGGCATTCATGTAGGTTGTGTAATTACTTATGAAGATGAATTCATGATTCTTAACAATCGTTATTATGTTGGCCGTGCGCTTGATAACCGCGCAGGTGGTTTCATGATAGCCGAGGTTGCCCGCTTACTTAAAGAAAACAAAGTAAAGTTACCTTTTGGCCTGTACATAGTTAACGCGGTACAGGAAGAGATAGGTTTGCGTGGCGCCGAAATGATAGCCCACAAAATAAAACCAAACGTAGCTATAGTAACAGATGTTACTCATGATACACAAACCCCAATGATCAACAAAATTACCCAGGGCGATCTGGCCTGTGGTAAGGGTCCGGTAGTATCTTATGCGCCGGCCGTTCAAAATAACCTGAATAAATTACTTATCGATGCCGCGCAAAAGGCAAACATTCCTTTTCAACGCCAGGCATCGTCACGATCAACAGGCACCGATACCGATGCCTTCGCCTACTCCAATGATGGTGTACCATCAGCGCTTATATCATTACCATTGCGGTACATGCACACTACCGTAGAGATGATACATAAAGAAGATGTTGATAATGTAATACGCCTTATTTATGAGTCCTTATTAAACATCAAGGCAGGACAGGATTTCAGGTATATCAAATAA
- a CDS encoding nucleotidyltransferase family protein has translation MKPTLLILAAGMASRYGSMKQVDGFGPNGETIIDYSIYDAIKAGFGKVSFIIREEFADSFKAIFEPKLKGRIETDYIFQSFDLKPFGIDKTIERAKPWGTAHAVLAARNQVNEPFCVINADDFYGYDSFEKMAKFLTTEVADDTYSLIGYQIDRTLSDYGSVSRGVCKVDDNGNMVEINERTEVYFKEDGSVAYKDATGEHPLPNDTRVSMNFWGFTPAIFKQSLPMFQQFVEANESNPKSEFFIPLAADELIKSGEAAFKVIPTGSKWFGVTYKEDKPIVQKSISDLVANGTYPEKLWD, from the coding sequence ATGAAACCAACACTTCTTATTTTGGCCGCCGGAATGGCCAGCCGTTATGGCAGCATGAAACAGGTTGATGGCTTTGGCCCCAACGGAGAAACTATTATCGATTATTCTATTTACGACGCTATAAAAGCCGGCTTTGGCAAAGTAAGCTTTATTATCCGCGAAGAATTTGCTGATAGCTTTAAAGCTATTTTTGAACCCAAGCTTAAGGGCCGAATCGAAACAGACTACATCTTTCAAAGTTTTGATCTTAAACCTTTTGGTATTGATAAAACCATAGAACGCGCCAAACCCTGGGGAACTGCTCATGCGGTACTTGCCGCCCGCAACCAGGTAAATGAGCCTTTTTGCGTTATCAACGCTGATGACTTTTATGGATACGATTCATTTGAGAAAATGGCTAAGTTTTTAACTACCGAAGTTGCTGACGATACATACTCGCTGATAGGTTACCAGATTGACAGGACCTTGTCTGACTATGGTTCTGTATCGCGCGGTGTTTGTAAGGTTGATGATAATGGCAACATGGTTGAAATTAACGAGCGTACTGAGGTTTACTTTAAGGAAGACGGTAGCGTAGCTTATAAAGACGCTACAGGCGAACATCCTTTACCAAATGATACCCGTGTATCTATGAATTTCTGGGGCTTTACACCGGCTATATTTAAACAAAGCTTGCCGATGTTCCAGCAGTTTGTTGAGGCTAATGAAAGCAACCCGAAATCGGAGTTCTTTATTCCGCTGGCTGCGGATGAATTGATCAAATCTGGCGAGGCTGCGTTTAAGGTTATTCCTACCGGTTCAAAATGGTTTGGTGTAACTTATAAAGAAGACAAACCTATTGTACAAAAAAGCATATCAGATCTGGTAGCCAATGGCACCTATCCTGAAAAACTTTGGGACTAA
- a CDS encoding DUF6340 family protein, which produces MKLFKLICILFVACLTSCTVIQYATVPVDYAPKLVFNQDTAHILLVNKIAFDSTKINKRKLVALKAAAYTAVAGAEKELKLLPGVKVTSLIDSIPFNTNPDSVKQLAATYKANYVLTINDFNAGLVLDNVQYDGNAQVAYYSTKAMVNFTLYESNGVYFKKLKGTAEEPQDGRFGYSINAVARYAALDALKDYLPYTITNQRPLYSQGEQLSAGVKQILTGRFDLAYKILNPLIDGPDPKLASRAAYNMAVVYEAQGDIDEALALAKLSNQKQQNDYATIIIAALIKE; this is translated from the coding sequence GTGAAACTGTTTAAGCTTATTTGTATATTATTTGTTGCCTGTTTAACTTCCTGTACTGTTATTCAATATGCAACCGTACCTGTTGATTATGCTCCTAAACTGGTGTTTAACCAGGATACCGCCCACATTTTGCTGGTTAATAAAATAGCTTTCGATTCAACGAAAATCAACAAAAGGAAGCTTGTGGCGCTTAAAGCCGCCGCGTATACTGCAGTAGCCGGAGCCGAAAAAGAATTAAAGCTATTGCCCGGTGTTAAGGTTACCAGCCTGATAGATTCTATACCCTTTAATACCAATCCCGATTCTGTTAAGCAACTTGCTGCTACCTATAAAGCAAATTATGTTTTAACTATCAATGATTTTAATGCAGGCCTCGTACTCGACAATGTACAATATGATGGAAATGCGCAAGTAGCCTATTACAGTACTAAAGCAATGGTGAATTTCACTTTGTATGAGAGCAACGGCGTTTATTTTAAAAAGCTGAAAGGCACAGCTGAAGAACCCCAGGATGGGCGATTTGGATATTCGATCAATGCTGTTGCCCGCTACGCCGCTCTGGATGCCCTAAAAGATTATTTGCCCTATACCATAACTAATCAAAGACCGCTTTATAGCCAGGGTGAACAGCTTTCGGCAGGGGTGAAGCAGATTTTGACAGGCAGGTTTGATCTGGCATATAAAATATTAAACCCGTTGATTGACGGGCCTGATCCTAAGCTGGCCAGTCGGGCTGCCTACAATATGGCCGTGGTTTACGAAGCTCAGGGAGATATTGATGAGGCCCTGGCCCTGGCTAAACTATCAAACCAAAAACAGCAGAATGATTACGCTACTATAATTATTGCCGCGCTGATTAAAGAGTAA
- a CDS encoding IS1182 family transposase: protein MGGKVVFKEYDPDQLTFLPYKLEELVPAGHPVRIVKQVVDAVDVKPLNRKYKGGGASSFHPRLMLKLLVYGYLTNTYSSRKLEEQAAQNVHFMWLLGMKKPDHNTINRFRSEKLSGVLKQIFSQIVLLLQQEGIVSLKEAIFTDGTKIESVANKYTFVWGKSIKNSKEKMKAQLDELWGYAQSIAAEELKDTAPLEYSEINPEKVKETISKINAALEDKEDVAGKVKQKLNYAKKHWPENLAKYDEQEKLLAGRNSMSKTDPDATFMRMKEDHMLNGQLKPAYNLQISTQEQFILNYTLHQTPTDYQTLPSHIEQYESLYKELPKAIVADAGYGSDENYGVLQQKGIEAYIKYNTFDKEQKEGIKAFSNDSLHYNEAENYLTCPMGQRMHHVGDGQRITSSGFLQLISRYQAQNCEGCPMRGVCHQNPGNRIVEINHSLRKHKQAATERLNTEQGIKYRKRRPADVEPVFAQLKHNHGFRRFLLKGMSKTEVEIGLLSIAHNLRKWKA from the coding sequence ATGGGAGGCAAGGTAGTCTTTAAGGAATATGATCCGGACCAGTTAACGTTTTTACCGTATAAACTGGAAGAATTGGTACCGGCAGGTCATCCGGTACGGATAGTTAAACAGGTGGTTGACGCGGTCGATGTCAAGCCACTCAACCGGAAGTACAAAGGCGGCGGCGCGTCGAGTTTTCATCCCCGGCTGATGCTGAAACTGCTGGTTTATGGTTATCTGACCAATACCTATTCCTCACGTAAACTGGAGGAGCAGGCGGCCCAGAACGTTCACTTCATGTGGTTATTGGGCATGAAAAAGCCCGACCACAATACCATCAACCGTTTTCGCAGTGAAAAGCTATCAGGGGTACTAAAGCAGATATTCTCACAGATCGTTCTTTTATTACAACAGGAAGGAATTGTATCATTGAAGGAGGCCATTTTCACTGATGGCACCAAGATCGAATCGGTGGCGAACAAGTACACTTTTGTATGGGGTAAAAGCATAAAGAACAGTAAAGAGAAGATGAAAGCCCAGCTTGATGAGTTATGGGGCTATGCGCAAAGTATTGCTGCTGAAGAACTCAAAGACACCGCACCGCTGGAATACAGCGAGATCAACCCTGAGAAAGTGAAAGAAACGATCTCAAAGATCAACGCGGCATTGGAGGATAAGGAAGACGTGGCGGGGAAAGTAAAACAAAAGCTGAACTATGCAAAAAAGCATTGGCCGGAGAACCTGGCCAAATATGATGAACAGGAAAAGTTATTGGCTGGGCGTAACAGTATGTCAAAGACGGACCCGGATGCCACGTTCATGCGGATGAAAGAAGATCATATGCTGAATGGGCAACTCAAGCCTGCTTATAACCTACAGATCTCCACCCAAGAGCAGTTCATTCTCAATTACACGCTGCACCAGACCCCGACCGATTACCAAACGCTACCATCACATATCGAACAGTACGAATCCCTTTATAAAGAACTGCCCAAAGCGATAGTTGCCGATGCAGGTTACGGCTCGGACGAGAACTATGGTGTGCTGCAGCAAAAAGGTATTGAAGCTTATATCAAATACAATACGTTCGACAAGGAACAAAAAGAAGGTATCAAAGCATTCAGTAACGATAGTCTGCATTATAACGAAGCGGAGAATTATCTCACCTGCCCGATGGGCCAGCGCATGCACCATGTTGGCGACGGTCAGCGGATAACTTCTTCAGGTTTTCTGCAGTTGATCAGCCGCTATCAGGCGCAGAACTGTGAAGGCTGTCCGATGCGGGGCGTATGCCACCAAAACCCCGGCAACCGGATCGTCGAGATCAACCACAGTCTGAGAAAACATAAACAGGCAGCGACGGAAAGATTGAATACAGAACAGGGCATCAAATACCGAAAACGAAGACCCGCCGATGTGGAGCCGGTATTCGCACAACTGAAGCACAATCATGGTTTCAGACGATTCCTGTTGAAAGGAATGTCCAAAACAGAGGTAGAAATAGGGTTATTATCCATCGCTCATAACCTCAGAAAATGGAAAGCCTGA
- a CDS encoding nuclear transport factor 2 family protein — MKNLLILVFTLFAGTTLAQNVLKNGTIYKEHPYITIVNNSTDLFIKQDWEGLYKLYADTAKFYDPSSPTKISLADQKKGWADIADKWEQIKVVKVGYPDALEYDKDPFTVQSWWKVTAVNKKTKKTATFHLVQFDEFNKDGKIMVEISYYDQSPLMEASK, encoded by the coding sequence ATGAAAAATCTTTTAATCCTGGTATTTACATTGTTTGCCGGTACCACATTAGCTCAAAATGTTTTAAAGAATGGCACTATTTACAAAGAACACCCTTACATTACTATCGTTAACAACTCAACTGATCTATTTATAAAGCAGGACTGGGAGGGGTTATATAAACTTTATGCTGACACAGCTAAATTTTATGATCCATCAAGCCCTACAAAGATCTCCCTTGCTGATCAGAAAAAAGGTTGGGCAGACATTGCCGATAAATGGGAACAAATAAAAGTAGTTAAAGTTGGTTACCCCGATGCATTAGAATATGATAAAGATCCGTTTACCGTACAATCATGGTGGAAGGTGACCGCAGTTAATAAGAAAACAAAAAAGACGGCTACATTTCACCTGGTTCAGTTTGATGAGTTCAATAAGGACGGGAAAATAATGGTCGAAATTTCTTATTACGATCAAAGCCCTCTTATGGAGGCTTCTAAATAG